A genomic stretch from Patagioenas fasciata isolate bPatFas1 chromosome 10, bPatFas1.hap1, whole genome shotgun sequence includes:
- the LOC136105892 gene encoding T-cell surface glycoprotein CD1b-3-like isoform X2, giving the protein MQPHCCCLLLLFLLYFLLLSGTWADLEEAYTLRLLQISTLQNTSFVDTEGLGLLEDIELGSLDKHTWKIHFRLPWVHPALPRSDWDIIENMVKIYLKNFDHMVNEGAVQKDVPYPFVVQGMAGCTLYPNKTSQAFAQFAYNGQDFLSFCVDNATWLASQDTSLSRHVQDVFNNYTDFTELIQVLFNDTCIDYVEMLLYYGKAALERQELPVATVFARTPSPAQLLLVCRVTGFYPRSISVAWLRDGQEVPPGPATNTSAILPNADLTYQLRSVLAVAPHDGHSYACRVRHRSLGTRSLLIPWGNSEVVLIAGLGAGLLAIVAMAAVVMVWLWRRRKHWQMEESTSRNSILSKEA; this is encoded by the exons AGGCCTACACTCTTCGACTGCTCCAGATCTCCACCTTGCAAAACACCTCCTTTGTGGACACGGAGGGGCTGGGCCTGCTGGAAGACATCGAGCTGGGTTCTCTTGATAAGCACACGTGGAAAATCCACTTCCGTCTGCCCTGGGTGCACCCAGCCTTGCCCCGCAGTGACTGGGACATTATTGAGAACATGGTCAAGATCTATTTGAAGAACTTCGACCACATGGTAAATGAAGGTGCCGTGCAAAAGGATGTACCCT ATCCCTTTGTGGTCCAAGGCATGGCAGGCTGCACGCTCTACCCCAACAAGACCTCCCAGGCCTTTGCCCAATTTGCCTACAATGGCCAGGACTTCCTCAGCTTCTGTGTGGACAATGCCACTTGGCTAGCCTCCCAAGACACCAGCTTATCACGGCATGTCCAAGATGTTTTCAACAACTACACCGACTTCACTGAGCTGATACAAGTCCTCTTCAATGATACCTGCATCGACTACGTGGAGATGTTACTGTACTATGGGAAGGCAGCTCTGGAGAGACAAG AGCTGCCCGTGGCCACCGTCTTCGCCCGcacacccagcccagcccagctcctgctggtTTGCCGCGTCACCGGCTTCTACCCGCGGTCCATCAGTGTGGCCTGGCTGCGGGATGGCCAGGAGGTGCCGCCAGGCCCGGCCACCAACACCAGCGCCATCCTGCCCAACGCCGACCTCACCTACCAGCTGCGCAGTGTCCTGGCCGTGGCCCCCCATGACGGGCACAGCTACGCCTGCCGCGTGCGCCACCGCAGCCTGGGCACCCGCAGCCTCCTCATCCCGTGGG GGAACTCAGAGGTGGTGCTGATTGCAGGACTCGGGGCTGGGCTGCTGGCAATCGTGGCCATGGCTGCTGTCGTGATGGTTTGGCTGTGGAGACGCAG AAAGCACTGGCAGATGGAGGAATCAACGTCCAGGAACTCCATCCTGAGCAAAGAAGCTTAG
- the LOC136105892 gene encoding T-cell surface glycoprotein CD1b-3-like isoform X1 has product MQGAYGALQVSATPRTYPSAPSLSPYLFCHSHPPCQSLSRVEAYTLRLLQISTLQNTSFVDTEGLGLLEDIELGSLDKHTWKIHFRLPWVHPALPRSDWDIIENMVKIYLKNFDHMVNEGAVQKDVPYPFVVQGMAGCTLYPNKTSQAFAQFAYNGQDFLSFCVDNATWLASQDTSLSRHVQDVFNNYTDFTELIQVLFNDTCIDYVEMLLYYGKAALERQELPVATVFARTPSPAQLLLVCRVTGFYPRSISVAWLRDGQEVPPGPATNTSAILPNADLTYQLRSVLAVAPHDGHSYACRVRHRSLGTRSLLIPWGNSEVVLIAGLGAGLLAIVAMAAVVMVWLWRRRKHWQMEESTSRNSILSKEA; this is encoded by the exons ATGCAGGGGGCTTATGGGGCCCTGCAGGTTTCTGCAACACCAAGGACCTATCCCTCAGCCCCTTCACTTTCCCCATACCTCTTCTGTCACTCCCATCCCCCCTGTCAATCACTGTCTCGTGTAGAGGCCTACACTCTTCGACTGCTCCAGATCTCCACCTTGCAAAACACCTCCTTTGTGGACACGGAGGGGCTGGGCCTGCTGGAAGACATCGAGCTGGGTTCTCTTGATAAGCACACGTGGAAAATCCACTTCCGTCTGCCCTGGGTGCACCCAGCCTTGCCCCGCAGTGACTGGGACATTATTGAGAACATGGTCAAGATCTATTTGAAGAACTTCGACCACATGGTAAATGAAGGTGCCGTGCAAAAGGATGTACCCT ATCCCTTTGTGGTCCAAGGCATGGCAGGCTGCACGCTCTACCCCAACAAGACCTCCCAGGCCTTTGCCCAATTTGCCTACAATGGCCAGGACTTCCTCAGCTTCTGTGTGGACAATGCCACTTGGCTAGCCTCCCAAGACACCAGCTTATCACGGCATGTCCAAGATGTTTTCAACAACTACACCGACTTCACTGAGCTGATACAAGTCCTCTTCAATGATACCTGCATCGACTACGTGGAGATGTTACTGTACTATGGGAAGGCAGCTCTGGAGAGACAAG AGCTGCCCGTGGCCACCGTCTTCGCCCGcacacccagcccagcccagctcctgctggtTTGCCGCGTCACCGGCTTCTACCCGCGGTCCATCAGTGTGGCCTGGCTGCGGGATGGCCAGGAGGTGCCGCCAGGCCCGGCCACCAACACCAGCGCCATCCTGCCCAACGCCGACCTCACCTACCAGCTGCGCAGTGTCCTGGCCGTGGCCCCCCATGACGGGCACAGCTACGCCTGCCGCGTGCGCCACCGCAGCCTGGGCACCCGCAGCCTCCTCATCCCGTGGG GGAACTCAGAGGTGGTGCTGATTGCAGGACTCGGGGCTGGGCTGCTGGCAATCGTGGCCATGGCTGCTGTCGTGATGGTTTGGCTGTGGAGACGCAG AAAGCACTGGCAGATGGAGGAATCAACGTCCAGGAACTCCATCCTGAGCAAAGAAGCTTAG